Proteins from one Mucilaginibacter jinjuensis genomic window:
- a CDS encoding FadR/GntR family transcriptional regulator, whose amino-acid sequence MKLYDKIVEQIRKDIADGKYKPGEKIPAEPELMQLYGVGRSTIREAIKTLAISGILKVQQGSGTFVNNNFQAVGIEQRLRRADFDDINATRSLLEKEIVKLATEKHTEANILEMERNLELRKQAIKTENPEECAEADIAFHVAIADACANPVLSDLYQSFVLIMRNFFSARDTQGIGYFAMNHHLHEDLLKAIKSRKPNLSQKAFQKILDNNY is encoded by the coding sequence GTGAAACTTTACGACAAAATAGTTGAGCAGATAAGGAAGGATATTGCCGACGGTAAATACAAACCTGGCGAAAAAATTCCGGCTGAGCCTGAGTTGATGCAACTTTACGGTGTAGGGAGATCAACTATTCGTGAGGCCATCAAGACATTGGCTATCTCAGGCATATTGAAGGTGCAGCAAGGTTCGGGTACGTTTGTAAATAACAATTTCCAGGCAGTAGGTATTGAACAGCGTTTGCGCCGTGCCGACTTTGACGACATTAACGCCACCCGGTCGTTATTAGAGAAAGAGATTGTAAAACTGGCTACCGAAAAACATACCGAGGCCAACATCTTAGAAATGGAACGTAACCTGGAGCTACGTAAACAGGCTATCAAGACAGAAAATCCGGAAGAGTGTGCAGAAGCAGACATTGCATTTCACGTGGCTATTGCCGATGCCTGCGCCAACCCGGTACTATCCGATCTTTACCAGAGCTTTGTGTTAATTATGCGCAACTTCTTTTCGGCACGCGATACGCAGGGAATCGGTTACTTCGCCATGAACCATCATTTGCACGAAGATTTACTTAAGGCCATCAAAAGCCGCAAACCTAATCTTTCGCAAAAAGCCTTTCAAAAAATCCTCGACAATAATTACTAA
- a CDS encoding DUF6686 family protein, translated as MCETRVLAQSGTAVICDCPECGMMSIWHQNLMLSFTPDQMAAFHQFTSELNFDDRSFPFPDGSERAVVCTPNQDINFVFTKTEWRDLNVAMGEALQMYEVYKLLYSR; from the coding sequence ATGTGTGAAACCCGAGTATTAGCCCAAAGCGGCACAGCCGTAATATGCGATTGCCCAGAATGTGGTATGATGAGTATATGGCATCAAAACCTGATGCTTAGTTTTACGCCCGACCAGATGGCGGCTTTCCATCAGTTTACGAGTGAACTGAACTTTGACGATCGCAGTTTCCCATTTCCCGATGGATCCGAAAGGGCAGTGGTTTGTACGCCTAACCAGGATATTAATTTCGTATTCACCAAAACAGAATGGCGCGATTTGAATGTTGCTATGGGCGAAGCATTGCAGATGTACGAAGTTTACAAACTGCTTTATTCGCGTTAG
- a CDS encoding hemin-degrading factor — translation MESTTQTIKAQWDAFKEQNPKVRIRDAAKQLGVSEADLVNTGIGVSVVRLKNEFPELLKEVNTLGKVMALTRNDYCVHERKGIYKKATFNGHVGLVVTPDIDLRLFMSQWAFGFAVNEAERHSLQFFDKSGEAVHKIYLIDDSDKQAYQQLVAKYTAEDQQETLTVLPASAPTVELPDSEINVAEFQEGWKALQDTHDFHPLLKKYQITRTQALRLAPDDYAVRLEVATLKTILENASARGQEIMVFTGSAGCIQIHTGPIVKLVETGPWFNVLDPDFNMHLRLDGIDTVWLVKKPTNDGWVHSIEVFDKDGNTIVQFFGKRKPGIPESEGWRTLLTNSTAK, via the coding sequence ATGGAAAGTACAACACAAACTATAAAAGCGCAATGGGACGCTTTCAAAGAGCAAAATCCTAAAGTGCGCATCCGCGATGCTGCCAAACAACTGGGCGTAAGCGAAGCCGATCTGGTAAATACCGGCATCGGTGTAAGTGTGGTTAGGTTGAAAAATGAGTTCCCCGAACTTTTAAAAGAAGTAAATACACTGGGCAAGGTAATGGCCTTAACCCGTAACGATTATTGCGTGCACGAGCGTAAAGGCATCTACAAAAAAGCGACATTTAACGGCCATGTAGGTTTGGTGGTTACACCGGATATCGACCTGCGCTTATTTATGAGCCAGTGGGCTTTTGGTTTTGCAGTTAATGAGGCAGAGCGCCATAGCTTACAATTTTTCGATAAAAGCGGTGAGGCCGTACACAAGATCTACCTGATTGATGATAGCGACAAACAAGCTTATCAGCAACTGGTAGCAAAATATACTGCAGAAGATCAGCAGGAAACCTTAACTGTTTTACCGGCATCGGCACCAACTGTTGAGTTACCTGATAGCGAAATTAATGTTGCTGAATTTCAGGAAGGCTGGAAAGCTTTGCAGGATACGCACGATTTTCATCCATTATTGAAGAAATATCAAATTACCCGCACCCAGGCTTTGCGTTTAGCACCAGATGATTATGCGGTAAGACTGGAAGTAGCTACGCTTAAAACTATCCTGGAAAATGCATCTGCACGCGGACAAGAGATCATGGTGTTTACCGGCAGCGCAGGCTGTATCCAGATCCATACAGGCCCTATTGTTAAACTGGTAGAAACCGGCCCATGGTTCAATGTGCTCGATCCTGACTTTAACATGCACCTGCGTTTGGATGGTATTGATACTGTTTGGCTGGTTAAAAAACCTACCAATGATGGCTGGGTGCACAGCATCGAAGTATTTGATAAGGATGGAAATACCATTGTGCAATTTTTTGGCAAACGTAAACCCGGCATTCCTGAAAGCGAAGGCTGGAGAACTTTGCTTACAAACAGCACAGCTAAATAA
- a CDS encoding heme ABC transporter ATP-binding protein — MIKVNNVSYSVGKKVILNNVSFEAKPGEILAIIGANGAGKSTLLKLLCNEMLPSAGQIQFNDKDLDDYPIKELARKRSVLTQHNTLSLSFTVKELVLMGRYPHFDGQPTEHDMQMVVEAMQATGVTMMAGRTYETLSGGEQQRVQLARVIAQIQDVPNGWLFLDEPTNGLDILHQQQLLMQARDMADRGYGVICILHDINLAAAYADQIMILKQGKVQALGNPEEVVTCENLHDAFGIKVQLMKNENFNCPLVITTGRINYNS, encoded by the coding sequence ATGATCAAGGTTAATAACGTTTCTTATTCCGTTGGCAAAAAGGTGATCTTAAACAATGTTTCGTTTGAAGCTAAACCGGGCGAAATTCTTGCCATCATAGGCGCAAACGGGGCTGGTAAAAGTACCCTGCTTAAATTGTTGTGCAATGAGATGTTGCCATCTGCCGGGCAAATTCAATTCAATGATAAAGATCTGGACGATTATCCAATCAAAGAACTGGCACGCAAACGTTCGGTTTTAACGCAGCATAATACACTCAGTCTTTCATTTACCGTTAAAGAGCTGGTGCTAATGGGCAGATACCCTCATTTCGATGGTCAGCCTACGGAGCACGACATGCAAATGGTGGTTGAAGCCATGCAGGCTACAGGCGTTACCATGATGGCGGGTAGAACCTACGAAACTTTATCAGGAGGCGAGCAGCAGCGTGTGCAACTGGCGCGTGTTATTGCCCAGATCCAGGATGTGCCCAATGGCTGGTTGTTTTTGGATGAGCCTACCAACGGTCTCGATATTCTGCATCAGCAACAATTACTGATGCAGGCGCGTGATATGGCTGATAGGGGATATGGTGTGATCTGCATTCTGCATGATATTAACCTGGCCGCTGCCTATGCAGATCAGATCATGATCCTGAAACAAGGAAAAGTACAGGCTTTGGGCAACCCCGAAGAAGTGGTTACCTGCGAAAACTTGCACGATGCTTTTGGCATTAAGGTGCAATTAATGAAAAATGAAAACTTTAACTGTCCGCTGGTAATTACCACCGGGCGAATTAATTATAACTCGTAA
- a CDS encoding FecCD family ABC transporter permease — MIVKNHSYILIGLSVLLLLVVIASICIGAVHIQVNQLWSMISYHIGLSDKAEFTTQQFAVMFNLRLPRVVSGVLIGAALAVAGSAIQGLFRNPLAEPGLIGISSGATLFAALTIVFGGKLLTLMGSTYSYYMLSVSAFIGAFITTLAVYKLAMRNGRTMITALLLTGIAINALAFSFTGLLTYISTDEQLRNLTFWSLGSLGGSSWLSVGSILPFILIPVLVLPFMGKSLNAIALGETQAGHMGFNVNKIKRAVLLLATMSVGASVAVAGIISFVGLVVPHIIRIGFGADNRLVIPGSAILGAAMLTLADLASRTVVAPTELPIGIVTALAGSPVFIYMINAQIKKQQV; from the coding sequence ATGATTGTTAAAAATCATAGCTACATACTCATTGGTTTATCGGTGCTGTTGCTGCTGGTAGTTATTGCTTCTATATGTATCGGGGCAGTACACATCCAGGTTAATCAGCTCTGGTCGATGATAAGTTATCATATTGGTTTAAGCGATAAGGCTGAGTTTACCACGCAGCAATTTGCCGTGATGTTTAACCTGCGCTTGCCGAGGGTAGTATCGGGCGTATTGATCGGCGCTGCGTTGGCTGTTGCGGGATCAGCTATTCAAGGCTTATTCCGCAATCCACTGGCCGAGCCAGGGTTGATCGGTATTTCATCAGGTGCTACACTGTTTGCGGCCTTAACTATTGTATTCGGTGGTAAACTGTTAACCCTGATGGGCAGCACTTACAGCTATTACATGTTATCGGTATCAGCCTTTATTGGTGCTTTTATTACAACATTGGCGGTGTATAAACTGGCTATGCGCAATGGCCGCACCATGATAACGGCTTTACTGTTAACAGGTATTGCCATCAATGCCCTGGCATTCTCGTTCACCGGTTTGCTTACTTATATCTCAACAGATGAACAGCTTCGTAACCTTACTTTCTGGAGTCTGGGAAGTTTAGGAGGATCGAGCTGGCTTTCGGTGGGTAGTATATTGCCTTTTATATTGATCCCTGTGCTGGTATTACCATTCATGGGTAAGTCACTTAACGCCATAGCCCTGGGCGAAACGCAAGCCGGGCACATGGGCTTCAACGTAAATAAAATAAAGCGTGCAGTGCTTTTACTGGCTACGATGTCTGTGGGGGCATCAGTTGCAGTTGCCGGTATTATCAGCTTTGTGGGGCTTGTAGTCCCGCATATTATCCGGATAGGTTTTGGTGCCGATAATAGACTGGTAATACCCGGCTCTGCTATACTGGGAGCAGCCATGCTCACCCTCGCCGATCTCGCATCGCGAACCGTAGTCGCACCTACAGAATTACCCATTGGTATTGTAACTGCACTGGCAGGTTCGCCGGTATTTATTTACATGATCAATGCACAAATTAAAAAACAACAGGTATGA
- a CDS encoding heme/hemin ABC transporter substrate-binding protein: MKIKNIKNLILSFIVLMLSYAPQTMAQTSPKIVSVNGTVSEILAGIGMEANIIGTDITSNYPATLKSKPKVGHNRNLSAEGILALQPDIVTGLSNELKPELVSQLKSTGIKLVLFTQTYSADGTRKLIKDVAAAFGKPKAADPLIKKLDSDLAAAAKVNKGAKPKVLFIYARGTGTMMVAGEGTQMQQIIEMAGGANAVTGFSDFKPLTPEALVAANPDVILLFSSGMDSLGGAAGLLNVQGVAQTNAGKNKRFVTMDGELVSSFGPRLGLAVGELAQKIK; this comes from the coding sequence ATGAAAATAAAAAACATTAAAAATCTGATCTTAAGCTTCATCGTATTAATGTTAAGCTACGCGCCGCAAACTATGGCGCAAACATCGCCCAAAATTGTATCTGTAAACGGTACCGTGAGCGAGATACTGGCAGGCATTGGCATGGAAGCCAATATTATTGGCACCGATATTACCAGTAACTACCCGGCTACCCTGAAAAGCAAACCCAAAGTTGGCCACAACCGTAACCTGAGTGCCGAAGGCATTTTGGCTCTGCAACCCGATATTGTAACCGGCTTATCAAATGAATTGAAGCCGGAATTGGTATCGCAATTAAAAAGCACAGGCATTAAACTGGTATTATTTACCCAAACCTATAGCGCCGATGGCACCCGCAAACTGATTAAAGATGTTGCAGCTGCTTTCGGTAAACCAAAGGCGGCCGATCCGCTGATTAAAAAACTGGATAGCGACCTGGCTGCTGCTGCAAAAGTTAATAAAGGCGCTAAACCTAAAGTATTATTTATTTACGCCCGTGGTACAGGCACCATGATGGTAGCCGGCGAAGGCACGCAGATGCAACAGATCATTGAAATGGCAGGCGGCGCAAATGCCGTTACCGGTTTCAGCGATTTTAAACCTTTAACTCCTGAGGCTTTGGTTGCCGCTAACCCTGATGTGATCTTACTGTTTAGCAGCGGTATGGATAGTTTGGGCGGTGCAGCCGGTTTATTAAATGTACAAGGCGTAGCCCAAACCAACGCAGGCAAAAACAAGCGTTTTGTTACGATGGATGGCGAACTGGTAAGCAGCTTTGGCCCAAGATTAGGATTAGCGGTTGGCGAACTGGCACAGAAAATTAAGTAA
- a CDS encoding HmuY family protein, with amino-acid sequence MNKLQTLALGLISSSVLFMSACSKNNDDTTTPVATLKTNTVTDLDGSKGNVYYSLANNAVVTGADTTGTKWDVKFSGTSIFINSGSSGTGTTQAQVVSSTFADLTTAPTSGYKADATGAAAITGWYTYTATTAPQHAILMVPGKIIVVKTSAGNYAKIEMKSYYKGNPDTTTPTFADLTTRPASRIYTFRFAYQANGTTSLQ; translated from the coding sequence ATGAACAAACTTCAAACTTTAGCTTTAGGATTAATTAGCAGCTCGGTACTTTTTATGAGCGCATGCAGCAAAAACAATGATGATACAACTACGCCCGTAGCTACGCTGAAAACCAACACTGTAACAGACCTTGATGGCTCAAAAGGTAACGTGTACTATAGTTTAGCTAACAACGCTGTTGTAACAGGCGCAGACACCACCGGGACAAAATGGGATGTTAAATTTTCGGGCACCAGTATTTTTATAAACAGCGGCTCGTCTGGCACAGGTACAACACAAGCGCAAGTAGTAAGCAGCACCTTTGCCGATTTAACTACAGCACCAACAAGTGGCTACAAGGCAGATGCTACCGGCGCTGCGGCAATTACAGGGTGGTATACCTATACTGCTACAACTGCACCTCAGCACGCTATTTTAATGGTTCCGGGTAAAATTATTGTGGTAAAAACCAGCGCTGGTAACTATGCCAAGATAGAAATGAAAAGCTATTACAAAGGCAACCCTGATACCACTACGCCAACATTTGCTGATTTAACCACCAGGCCGGCATCAAGAATTTACACATTTCGCTTTGCATACCAGGCAAACGGTACAACCAGTTTACAATAA